A single genomic interval of Corylus avellana chromosome ca10, CavTom2PMs-1.0 harbors:
- the LOC132163768 gene encoding probable phytol kinase 3, chloroplastic: protein MVLENPVVSDICATLLSGCIVLSILRVWVETAKRGFFDQKLNRKLVHISIGLVFMLCWPLFSSGHRGAILASLVLGINIIRMLLLGLGIMKDEAIVKSMSRHGDYRELLKGPLYYTITITLACIIYWRTSPISIAAICNLCAGDGLADIIGRRFGGDKIPYNRDKSVAGSVAMVSGGFLASVGYMYYFSLFGFVRGNWEMVLGFLVVSLASALVESLPISTELDDNLTVPLTSILVGTLVF, encoded by the exons ATGGTGCTTGAGAACCCGGTCGTCTCCGATATCTGCGCCACCCTCTTGAGCGGTTGCATCGTGCTGTCGATTCTTCGAGTCTGGGTAGAGACCGCCAAACGAGGGTTCTTCGACCAG AAGTTGAATCGGAAGCTTGTGCATATAAGCATCGGGCTGGTTTTCATGCTTTGCTGGCCTCTGTTCAG TTCTGGGCATCGGGGGGCCATTTTAGCATCTCTTGTTCTGGGCATCAATATCATACGAATGCTTCTCTTGGGACTTGGAATAATGAAAGATGAGGCTATAGTGAAGTCAATGAGCAGACACGGAGACTATAG GGAACTTCTCAAGGGACCACTCTACTATACTATAACAATCACTTTGGCTTGTATAATTTATTGGAGAACTTCCCCCATTTCAATTGCAGCAATCTGTAACCTCTGTGCTGGGGATG GTTTAGCTGACATTATTGGAAGGCGGTTTGGTGGTGATAAAATTCCCTACAACAGAGACAAATCTGTAGCTGGCAGTGTAGCAATGGTGTCTGGCGGATTTTTGGCATCTGTAGG GTATATGTACTATTTCTCCTTATTTGGATTTGTTCGGGGAAATTGGGAAatggttttgggctttttggttGTGTCTCTTGCCTCAGCACTGGTGGAATCACTCCCTATAAGCACTGAGCTTGATGACAACCTGACAGTTCCCTTGACTTCCATATTGGTGGGCACTCTTGTTTTCTGA
- the LOC132163766 gene encoding internal alternative NAD(P)H-ubiquinone oxidoreductase A2, mitochondrial — protein MAWFRSLIRVTGIKSRNRAPNTFSLASLASLSTCTEATNKYSGLGPTVPSEKPRVVVVGSGWAACRLMKGLDTNLYDVVCVSPRNHMVFTPLLASTCVGTLEFRSVAEPISRIQPAISREPGSYFFLANCTGIDGDNHSVHCETVTDGPDTLDPWKFKIAYDKLVIALGAQPLTFGIQGVKEHAIFLREVYHAQEIRRKLLLNLMLSDVPGISEEEKSRLLHCVVVGGGPTGVEFSGELSDFITKDVRQTHAHVKDYIHVTLIEANEILSSFDDRLRHYATKQLTKSGVRLVRGIVKDVKAQKLVLNDGTEVPYGLLVWSTGVGPSPLVNSMELPKSPGGRIGVDEWLHVPSMQDVFAIGDCSGFLESTGKPTLPALAQVAERQGKYLSHLLNRIGKAGGGHANGTNGMELGDPFVYKHLGSMATIGRYKALVDLRQSKEAKGLSMAGFVSWFIWRSAYLTRVLSWRNRFYVAINWLTTFVFGRDISRI, from the exons ATGGCTTGGTTCAGAAGCTTAATCCGAGTCACAGGTATCAAATCCAGAAATAGAGCGCCGAACACGTTTTCATTGGCTTCTCTGGCGAGCCTGAGCACCTGCACCGAAGCCACCAATAAGTACTCTGGCCTGGGGCCGACGGTGCCCTCGGAGAAGCCGAGGGTGGTTGTGGTGGGCTCCGGGTGGGCAGCTTGCAGGCTCATGAAGGGCCTCGACACCAACCTCTACGACGTCGTCTGCGTGTCTCCTCGGAACCACATGGTCTTCACGCCCCTCCTGGCCTCCACATGCGTGGGGACCCTGGAGTTCAGGTCCGTTGCCGAACCCATCAGCAGGATCCAACCCGCCATCTCTCGCGAACCCGGGTCCTACTTCTTCTTGGCCAATTGTACTGGCATCGATGGCGATAATCATTCG GTGCATTGTGAGACTGTTACTGATGGACCAGACACCTTGGATCCGTGGAAGTTTAAGATTGCATATGACAAATTGGTTATTGCTTTGGGGGCACAGCCCTTAACTTTTGGAATCCAAGGGGTGAAAGAACATGCGATTTTTCTTCGGGAAGTTTACCATGCCCAGGAAATTCGTAGGAAGCTGCTCCTAAACTTGATGTTGTCTGACGTGCCTG GCATTTcagaggaagagaaaagcaGACTTCTACACTGTGTTGTTGTGGGAGGTGGTCCCACGGGAGTTGAGTTCAGTGGTGAACTAAGTGATTTTATCACAAAAGATGTTCGCCAAACACATGCGCATGTGAAAGACTATATCCACGTTACTTTGATTGAG GCAAACGAGATATTATCTTCCTTTGATGATCGCCTCAGGCATTATGCTACTAAACAGTTGACAAAG TCAGGAGTTCGTCTTGTCCGTGGAATAGTCAAGGATGTTAAAGCTCAGAAGTTAGTTCTTAATGATGGCACAGAGGTTCCATATGGGCTGCTAGTGTGGTCTACGGGTGTTGGTCCCTCTCCTCTTGTTAACTCTATGGAGCTTCCAAAATCTCCAGGTGGAAG GATTGGTGTTGACGAGTGGCTACACGTTCCTTCCATGCAGGATGTGTTTGCGATTGGTGATTGCAGTGGGTTTCTTGAAAGTACTGGAAAACCAACCCTTCCGGCTTTGGCTCAG GTTGCAGAGCGGCAAGGGAAATATCTATCACATCTATTAAATAGGATTGGTAAAGCTGGTGGAGGTCATGCCAACGGTACAAATGGCATGGAACTCGGAGATCCATTTGTTTACAAGCATCTAGGAAGCATGGCAACCATTGGCAGATACAAGGCTCTCGTAGATCTTAGGCAGAGCAAG GAGGCCAAAGGATTATCCATGGCAGGATTTGTGAGTTGGTTTATTTGGCGCTCAGCATATCTGACTCGTGTTTTGAGCTGGAGGAACAGATTTTATGTGGCAATCAACTGGCTTACAACCTTCGTGTTTGGTCGTGATATTAGCAGAATCTAG
- the LOC132163153 gene encoding farnesol kinase, chloroplastic-like, with protein sequence MVLENPVVSDICATLLSGCIVLSILRVWVETAKRGFFDQKLNRKLVHISIGLVFMLCWPLFSSGHRGAILASLVLGINIIRMLLLGLGIMKDEAIVKSMSRHGDYSLSLAYFMHQGTSQGTTLLYYNNHFGLYNLLENFPHFNCSNL encoded by the exons ATGGTGCTTGAGAACCCGGTCGTCTCCGATATCTGCGCCACCCTCTTGAGCGGTTGCATCGTGCTGTCGATTCTTCGAGTCTGGGTAGAGACCGCCAAACGAGGGTTCTTCGACCAG AAGTTGAATCGGAAGCTTGTGCATATAAGCATCGGGCTGGTTTTCATGCTTTGCTGGCCTCTGTTCAG TTCTGGGCATCGGGGGGCCATTTTAGCATCTCTTGTTCTGGGCATCAATATCATACGAATGCTTCTCTTGGGACTTGGAATAATGAAAGATGAGGCTATAGTGAAGTCAATGAGCAGACACGGAGACTATAG TTTGTCCTTAGCTTACTTTATGCATCAGGGAACTTCTCAAGGGACCACTCTACTATACTATAACAATCACTTTGGCTTGTATAATTTATTGGAGAACTTCCCCCATTTCAATTGCAGCAATCTGTAA